A genome region from Baekduia alba includes the following:
- a CDS encoding solute symporter family protein — MIAATQVNHTALVAFGVLVAITLGVTVWAARRTRTTSEFLAAGGRISGAQNGIAISGDFMSAATFLGVTGLVFLVGIEGWTVACAAVVAILLMLLLFAERMRNAGEYTVADALAFRLREGPARAAAASATLFVALLFLVAQLVGAGVLLGALAGTSFTLSVAITGVFMLLYVVFGGMLATTWVQIIKAVLLIVCGVGLTAWVLGRAGFDPTAVITGAADRHPAGHAILSPGLAGTTGPNVISGALAFTLGSAALPHILVRFFTVRDAPAARRSMGWAIALIGGFFALLVLLGFATRYVLGTSPEAVIATKSGGNLAVPLMAEVLGGGPGTTAGDLLLAVVSAVAFATILAVVSGVVISASGAVAHDLWTKLLRGGRASDREETIAARVGAAGVGTIAVVLAMMAGSGFNVAFLVGLALSVSAAANFPALLLSFTWRRFTTTGAVAGVAVGLLASLTCIVLSPPVWPGADGNGSPLALTNPTIIAVPLGFAACWLGSVLSSRHEPKAERGYAEMLFRSLTGYVAP; from the coding sequence ATGATCGCCGCGACGCAGGTCAACCACACCGCGCTCGTCGCGTTCGGCGTGCTCGTGGCCATCACGCTCGGCGTGACGGTCTGGGCCGCGCGCCGGACGCGGACGACGTCCGAGTTCCTCGCCGCGGGCGGGCGGATCTCGGGCGCGCAGAACGGCATCGCGATCTCGGGCGACTTCATGTCGGCCGCGACCTTCCTGGGCGTCACCGGCCTGGTGTTCCTGGTCGGGATCGAGGGCTGGACGGTCGCCTGCGCCGCCGTCGTCGCCATCCTGCTCATGCTGCTGCTCTTCGCCGAGCGGATGCGCAACGCCGGCGAGTACACGGTGGCCGACGCGCTCGCCTTCCGGCTGCGCGAGGGCCCGGCCCGCGCGGCCGCCGCCTCGGCCACGCTGTTCGTGGCCCTGCTGTTCCTCGTGGCCCAGCTCGTGGGCGCCGGCGTGCTGCTCGGCGCGCTGGCCGGCACGAGCTTCACGCTCTCGGTGGCGATCACCGGCGTGTTCATGTTGTTGTACGTCGTGTTCGGCGGCATGCTGGCGACGACGTGGGTGCAGATCATCAAGGCGGTGCTGTTGATCGTCTGCGGCGTCGGGCTGACGGCCTGGGTGCTCGGCCGGGCCGGCTTCGACCCGACGGCGGTCATCACCGGCGCCGCCGACCGCCACCCGGCCGGCCACGCGATCCTGTCGCCCGGCCTGGCCGGCACGACCGGGCCCAACGTGATCTCCGGCGCGCTGGCCTTCACGCTCGGGTCGGCCGCGCTGCCGCACATCCTCGTGCGGTTCTTCACGGTCCGCGACGCGCCGGCGGCGCGCCGCTCGATGGGCTGGGCGATCGCGCTGATCGGCGGCTTCTTCGCGCTGCTGGTCCTGCTCGGCTTCGCGACGCGCTACGTGCTGGGCACCAGCCCGGAGGCGGTGATCGCGACCAAGAGCGGCGGCAACCTCGCGGTGCCGCTGATGGCCGAGGTGCTGGGCGGCGGACCGGGGACGACGGCCGGCGACCTGCTGCTGGCCGTGGTCTCCGCCGTCGCGTTCGCGACGATCCTCGCCGTCGTCTCGGGCGTGGTCATCTCGGCCAGCGGCGCGGTGGCCCACGACCTGTGGACCAAGCTGCTGCGCGGCGGCCGGGCCAGCGATCGCGAGGAGACGATCGCCGCCCGCGTGGGCGCCGCGGGGGTCGGGACCATCGCGGTCGTGCTGGCGATGATGGCCGGCTCCGGGTTCAACGTCGCGTTCCTCGTCGGGCTGGCGCTGTCGGTCTCGGCGGCGGCGAACTTCCCGGCGCTGCTGCTGTCGTTCACCTGGCGGCGGTTCACGACGACCGGCGCGGTCGCCGGCGTCGCGGTCGGCCTGCTGGCCTCGCTCACCTGCATCGTGCTGAGCCCGCCGGTGTGGCCGGGCGCTGACGGGAACGGCTCGCCGCTGGCGCTGACCAACCCCACCATCATCGCGGTGCCGCTCGGCTTCGCCGCCTGCTGGCTGGGCAGCGTGCTGAGCAGCCGCCACGAGCCGAAGGCCGAGCGGGGCTACGCCGAGATGCTGTTCCGCTCGCTCACGGGCTACGTCGCCCCGTGA
- a CDS encoding NADPH:quinone reductase — translation MRAAWYDRTGRAREVLALGELPAPAPAAGEVLVRVRAAGVNPADVKRRAGAGGRTMAAPRVVPGDDGAGVVEAVGAGVDPARVGQRVWVHDATVGRPWGTSAALAVVDAAKAIRLPDHVDFTIGACLGVPALTAHRAVFGDGPVAGRAVLVTGGAGAVGGYAIQLARWGGARVVATASTPEKTRAAAAAGAEQVVDYRAEDAAERVLAASGGPVDRVVDVAFGANLPLTARVLATGGTIAAYGSDAVPEPGLPFYPLMRRDARLHLVSVFALPSPARAQAIAALTDLLEDDGLRHPIGARFDLDDIAAAHEAVEDGGVVGRVVVTLPTGP, via the coding sequence GTGAGGGCGGCGTGGTACGACCGGACCGGTCGGGCGCGGGAGGTCCTCGCCCTCGGCGAGCTCCCCGCGCCGGCGCCGGCCGCCGGCGAGGTGCTCGTCCGCGTGCGGGCGGCGGGCGTCAACCCGGCCGACGTCAAGCGCCGGGCCGGCGCCGGCGGCCGCACGATGGCCGCGCCGCGCGTCGTGCCGGGCGACGACGGCGCCGGCGTCGTCGAGGCCGTCGGCGCGGGCGTGGACCCGGCGCGTGTGGGCCAGCGCGTGTGGGTGCACGACGCGACCGTCGGCCGGCCGTGGGGCACGAGCGCCGCGCTCGCGGTGGTCGACGCCGCGAAGGCGATCAGACTCCCCGATCATGTCGACTTCACGATCGGTGCGTGCCTCGGCGTGCCGGCCCTGACCGCGCACCGCGCCGTGTTCGGCGACGGCCCGGTGGCCGGCCGCGCCGTTCTGGTCACCGGCGGCGCGGGCGCGGTCGGCGGGTACGCGATCCAGCTGGCGCGCTGGGGCGGCGCGCGCGTGGTCGCGACCGCGAGCACGCCAGAGAAGACGCGCGCCGCGGCCGCCGCGGGCGCCGAGCAGGTCGTCGACTACCGCGCCGAGGACGCCGCCGAGCGCGTGCTGGCGGCCTCCGGCGGCCCGGTCGACCGCGTCGTCGACGTCGCCTTCGGAGCCAACCTGCCGCTCACGGCGCGCGTGCTGGCGACGGGCGGCACGATCGCCGCCTACGGCTCGGACGCCGTCCCCGAGCCAGGTCTGCCGTTCTACCCGCTCATGCGCCGCGACGCCCGCCTGCACCTCGTGTCGGTCTTCGCGCTGCCGTCGCCCGCGCGTGCCCAGGCGATCGCGGCCCTGACGGATCTGCTGGAGGACGACGGGCTGCGCCACCCCATCGGCGCCCGCTTCGACCTCGACGACATCGCCGCCGCGCACGAGGCGGTCGAAGACGGCGGCGTCGTTGGCCGGGTGGTCGTGACGCTTCCGACTGGTCCATGA
- a CDS encoding cupin domain-containing protein, with amino-acid sequence MTMMDGSRNILTMLDEVHPPFVPEGAHVMTATVEIPPGDPGIRPHRHSGPVFGYVLEGEMTFELEGEAPRPIREGEAFWEPGGDVIHYQAANNLPDAVTRFVVVMVCAPDVPMLTFPDADELAERAHLRHPAAPAGSEA; translated from the coding sequence ATGACGATGATGGACGGCAGCCGAAACATCCTGACGATGCTCGACGAGGTGCATCCGCCGTTCGTGCCCGAGGGCGCGCACGTGATGACGGCCACGGTCGAGATCCCGCCGGGCGACCCGGGGATCCGCCCGCACCGGCACTCCGGCCCGGTGTTCGGCTACGTGCTCGAAGGCGAGATGACCTTCGAGCTCGAGGGCGAGGCGCCCCGGCCGATCCGGGAGGGCGAGGCGTTCTGGGAGCCCGGCGGGGACGTCATCCACTACCAGGCGGCCAACAACCTGCCCGACGCGGTGACCCGATTCGTCGTCGTCATGGTGTGCGCGCCCGACGTGCCGATGTTGACGTTCCCGGACGCGGACGAGCTCGCCGAGCGCGCGCACCTGCGCCACCCGGCGGCGCCGGCCGGATCGGAGGCGTAG
- a CDS encoding NAD-dependent epimerase/dehydratase family protein, with protein sequence MRVFVAGGTGVLGRRIVPALLAQRHHVTVMVRRPERAAPLRAQGVDVVAGDVFDRDVTLRALAAARPDVLLHQLTDLAAGSTEANARIRVEGTRNLVDGAAIAGVRRVVVQSIAWAYAGGDDPADERTPLDTGSTDDVRRRSVDAVMAMEATARELPESIILRNGALYGPGTWYARDGLFGERARAGVLGPSRDVTSFVHVDDAAAAAVLALQWPVGAVNVVDDEPAAGDVWTPAFCAAVGAAAPPAAEDGADAAPRTTWARGASNTYARATLGWTPRWPSWREGFAELA encoded by the coding sequence GTGCGGGTCTTCGTGGCCGGCGGGACCGGCGTCCTCGGCCGCCGGATCGTGCCCGCGCTCCTCGCCCAGCGCCACCACGTCACGGTCATGGTGCGACGGCCGGAGCGCGCCGCGCCGCTGCGCGCTCAGGGTGTCGACGTGGTCGCCGGCGACGTCTTCGACCGCGACGTCACGCTCCGGGCGCTCGCCGCGGCGCGGCCCGACGTCCTGCTGCACCAGCTGACCGACCTCGCCGCCGGCTCGACCGAGGCCAACGCCCGGATCCGCGTCGAGGGCACGCGCAACCTCGTGGACGGCGCTGCGATCGCCGGCGTGCGCCGCGTCGTCGTCCAGAGCATCGCCTGGGCCTACGCGGGCGGCGACGACCCCGCCGACGAGCGCACGCCGCTGGACACGGGATCCACCGACGACGTCCGCCGCCGCTCGGTCGACGCCGTGATGGCGATGGAGGCGACCGCCCGGGAGCTGCCCGAGTCCATCATCTTGCGCAACGGCGCCCTCTATGGCCCGGGCACGTGGTACGCCCGCGACGGGCTCTTCGGCGAGCGCGCGCGGGCCGGCGTGCTCGGGCCCAGCCGCGACGTCACCAGCTTCGTCCACGTCGACGACGCCGCGGCCGCCGCGGTGCTCGCGCTGCAATGGCCGGTGGGCGCCGTGAACGTCGTCGACGACGAGCCGGCCGCCGGCGACGTGTGGACGCCGGCGTTCTGCGCTGCCGTCGGCGCGGCGGCGCCGCCGGCAGCCGAAGACGGGGCGGACGCCGCGCCGCGCACCACCTGGGCGCGGGGCGCGTCCAACACCTACGCCCGCGCGACGCTCGGGTGGACCCCGCGCTGGCCGTCGTGGCGGGAGGGGTTCGCGGAGCTGGCCTGA
- a CDS encoding type II toxin-antitoxin system HipA family toxin — translation MSLIVAWDGRQVGQLDQHSERSREFTYTYTDASRALSLSLPTTQTTFSAVESRPFFEALLPEGVVREQIAGQLKLPAGDSYGLLAALGRDCAGAIQIFETRRLSDTPSVAWLDADGMDQLIEDLPGRPLGLLAADGRLRLSLAGVQRKAVLVRDAGGRYGEPLNGMPTTHILKPQPKDDNYPAIAINEHFCMSLAARCGLGAAKVELATFADRPCLVVERFDRDLAAAPVRRRHQEDLCQALGITPDFKYQQRGWRLPSFAGVAQLLADHGARPGADRLAVAEATVFNLLVGNADAHAKNMSLLHEDGRVRLAPLYDVVSTAAYPELNQDLALGIGGAFTVEEIGPDAWARFASDLGLGARAFAARRAALAKRVQAEARTLRGEALRDGWHDPVIDTVISVVDERSAL, via the coding sequence GTGAGCCTGATCGTCGCCTGGGACGGGCGCCAGGTCGGGCAGCTCGACCAGCACTCGGAGCGGTCACGCGAGTTCACCTACACCTACACCGACGCGTCGCGGGCGCTGTCGTTGTCGCTGCCCACGACGCAGACGACGTTCAGCGCCGTCGAGTCGCGGCCGTTCTTCGAGGCGCTGCTGCCCGAAGGCGTCGTGCGCGAGCAGATCGCCGGCCAGCTCAAGCTCCCGGCCGGCGACAGCTACGGCCTCCTGGCGGCCTTGGGGCGCGACTGCGCGGGCGCCATCCAGATCTTCGAGACGCGGCGCCTGTCCGACACGCCGAGCGTCGCGTGGCTGGACGCCGACGGCATGGACCAGCTGATCGAGGACCTGCCGGGGCGCCCGCTCGGCCTGCTCGCCGCCGACGGCCGCCTGCGCCTCAGCCTCGCCGGCGTCCAGCGCAAGGCGGTCCTGGTCCGCGACGCGGGCGGGCGCTACGGCGAGCCGCTCAACGGCATGCCGACGACGCACATCCTCAAGCCCCAGCCCAAGGACGACAACTACCCGGCGATCGCGATCAACGAGCACTTCTGCATGTCGCTCGCCGCGCGCTGCGGCCTGGGCGCCGCGAAGGTGGAGCTCGCGACGTTCGCCGATCGTCCGTGCCTCGTCGTGGAGCGCTTCGACCGCGACCTCGCCGCGGCGCCCGTCCGCCGGCGCCATCAGGAGGACCTCTGCCAGGCGCTCGGCATCACGCCGGACTTCAAGTACCAGCAGCGCGGCTGGCGGCTGCCGTCGTTCGCCGGCGTCGCCCAGCTGCTCGCCGACCACGGCGCGCGCCCCGGCGCCGACCGCCTCGCGGTGGCCGAGGCGACCGTCTTCAACCTCCTCGTCGGCAACGCCGACGCCCACGCCAAGAACATGTCCTTGCTGCACGAGGACGGGCGGGTGCGCCTGGCCCCGCTGTACGACGTGGTGTCGACCGCGGCCTACCCGGAGCTCAACCAGGATCTGGCGCTCGGGATCGGCGGCGCGTTCACCGTGGAGGAGATCGGTCCGGACGCGTGGGCGCGCTTCGCGAGCGACCTCGGCCTCGGCGCCCGGGCCTTCGCGGCCCGGCGCGCCGCGCTCGCCAAGCGGGTGCAGGCCGAGGCCCGGACGCTGCGTGGCGAGGCGTTGCGCGACGGCTGGCACGATCCGGTGATCGACACCGTCATCTCGGTCGTCGACGAGCGCTCCGCGCTCTAG
- a CDS encoding helix-turn-helix domain-containing protein, with translation MVEIPLPCAIAHVLPDLSNRDPTLARVAAAVRAERKRQGMDQPTLALVANVAVRSVSRIENAHATVRVDVLLRVLAALGLDLDVQRRGQR, from the coding sequence GTGGTCGAGATCCCCCTGCCGTGCGCGATCGCGCATGTTTTGCCTGACCTCTCCAACCGAGATCCCACGCTGGCCCGCGTCGCCGCCGCTGTCCGGGCCGAGCGCAAGCGGCAGGGCATGGACCAGCCGACGCTCGCCCTCGTCGCCAACGTCGCGGTCCGGTCGGTGAGCCGGATCGAGAACGCGCACGCGACGGTGCGCGTCGACGTGCTGCTCCGGGTCCTCGCGGCGCTCGGGCTCGACCTCGACGTGCAGCGTCGGGGCCAGCGGTGA
- a CDS encoding NAD-dependent epimerase/dehydratase family protein, whose product MRVFLAGGSGVLGRRLVPQLVARGHQVTATTTSADKLALLAQLGADAVVMDGLDAGSVGEAVATARPDAIVHQMTAISLAHAGKPDLKHPDRWFAKTNRLRTEGTDHLMAAAEATGVPHVVAQGYASWNGIREGGWVKTEEDPQDPMDGTAAQVGMEAIRHVEDVVLAAGGASLRYGAFYGPDAIDDQVELVRKRQFPLVGRATGYSSWVHLDDAASATVLAVEQRARGAFNIVDDDPAPASEWLPYLAECAGAKRPMRVPKWLARLLAGEQAVVMMTEGRGFSNAKAKRELGWEPRYPSWRQGFKAELT is encoded by the coding sequence ATGCGGGTGTTCTTGGCAGGTGGGAGCGGCGTTCTGGGGCGGCGGCTGGTGCCGCAGCTCGTGGCCCGGGGCCACCAGGTGACGGCGACGACGACGAGCGCGGACAAGCTGGCCCTGCTGGCGCAGCTGGGTGCCGACGCGGTCGTCATGGACGGTCTGGACGCGGGGTCGGTCGGCGAGGCGGTGGCGACCGCCCGGCCGGACGCGATCGTCCACCAGATGACCGCGATCTCCCTGGCGCACGCCGGCAAGCCGGACCTGAAGCATCCGGATCGGTGGTTCGCCAAGACCAACCGGCTGCGCACCGAGGGCACGGATCACCTGATGGCGGCGGCGGAGGCGACCGGCGTGCCCCACGTCGTCGCGCAGGGCTACGCGAGCTGGAACGGCATCCGCGAGGGCGGCTGGGTCAAGACCGAGGAGGACCCGCAGGACCCGATGGACGGGACGGCGGCGCAGGTCGGGATGGAGGCGATCCGCCACGTCGAGGACGTGGTCCTCGCGGCCGGCGGCGCATCGCTGCGCTACGGCGCGTTCTATGGGCCGGACGCGATCGACGACCAGGTCGAGCTGGTGCGCAAGCGGCAGTTCCCGCTCGTCGGGCGCGCCACCGGCTACAGCTCGTGGGTGCACCTGGACGACGCGGCGAGCGCCACCGTCCTGGCGGTGGAGCAGCGGGCCAGAGGTGCGTTCAACATCGTCGACGACGACCCCGCTCCGGCGAGCGAGTGGCTGCCCTACTTGGCCGAGTGCGCGGGCGCGAAGCGGCCGATGCGCGTCCCGAAGTGGTTGGCCCGGCTGCTGGCCGGGGAGCAGGCGGTGGTGATGATGACCGAAGGGCGCGGCTTCTCCAACGCCAAGGCCAAGCGGGAGCTCGGCTGGGAGCCGCGGTACCCGTCGTGGCGGCAGGGCTTCAAGGCGGAGCTGACGTGA
- a CDS encoding RNA polymerase sigma-70 factor, with protein MTRTEEFEQQRPLLFSIAYRLLGSVSEAEDAVQEAWLRYAATPTRPASVKSFLAAVVTRIAIDVLRSARVRREEYVGPWFPEPLLTDPYQDPARSAELADSLSMAALLLLERLSPLERAVFVLRDVFAFDFPEIASAVGRSESACRQLAVRARRHMDDGRPRFAADRREREELAGRFFAACRDGDVDGLRELLAADVQMLSDGGGKSPQWGSGVFGVDRVTRVLAASFPQLARIGAAVEPHDVNGQPGAIFRDRDGSVINTLALDILDGRIQTIRSVLNPDKLGHMGPVADAWTVVREVNEARRPGA; from the coding sequence GTGACCCGGACCGAGGAGTTCGAGCAGCAGCGGCCGCTGCTGTTCTCGATCGCCTACCGGCTCCTGGGCAGCGTGAGCGAGGCCGAGGACGCGGTCCAGGAGGCCTGGCTGCGCTACGCGGCCACGCCGACGCGGCCCGCCTCGGTCAAGTCCTTCCTGGCGGCGGTGGTCACCCGGATCGCGATCGACGTGCTGCGCTCGGCGCGCGTGCGCAGGGAGGAGTACGTCGGGCCGTGGTTCCCCGAGCCGCTGCTGACCGATCCCTACCAGGACCCCGCGCGGTCGGCGGAGCTGGCCGACTCGCTGTCGATGGCCGCCCTGTTGCTGCTGGAGCGGCTCTCCCCGCTGGAGCGGGCGGTGTTCGTGCTGCGCGACGTGTTCGCCTTCGACTTCCCGGAGATCGCCTCAGCGGTGGGGCGCTCTGAGTCGGCATGCCGGCAGCTCGCGGTGCGGGCGCGCCGCCACATGGATGACGGCCGGCCCCGGTTCGCGGCCGACCGCCGGGAGCGCGAGGAGCTCGCCGGGCGCTTCTTCGCCGCCTGCCGCGACGGCGACGTCGACGGCCTGCGGGAGCTGCTCGCCGCCGATGTGCAGATGCTCAGCGACGGCGGCGGCAAGTCGCCGCAATGGGGCAGCGGCGTCTTCGGCGTCGACCGCGTGACCCGCGTGCTCGCGGCCTCCTTCCCGCAGCTCGCCCGGATCGGCGCCGCCGTGGAACCGCACGACGTCAACGGTCAGCCGGGCGCGATCTTCCGCGACCGGGACGGCAGCGTCATCAACACGCTGGCGCTCGACATCCTGGACGGCCGGATCCAGACGATCCGCTCGGTCCTCAACCCCGACAAGTTGGGGCACATGGGCCCGGTGGCCGACGCCTGGACGGTCGTCCGCGAGGTCAACGAGGCGCGCCGGCCGGGAGCCTGA
- a CDS encoding FAD-dependent monooxygenase, protein MGEHAVVIAGGGPAGMMLAAELALAKVDVAIVERRPDHVLADSRAGGVHARTIEVLDQRGIADRFLAEGQTAQAATFGTTVLDMSDFPTRHPYSLGIWQKKIERIMAAWIAELPVRIMYGCEVTGFAQDDTGVDVELSGGQSLRARYLVGCDGGRSLIRKAAGIEFPGWDATRSNLIAEVEVTEEPPKGLRHDASGVHALNRMEDGRTFRVVTTERQVGSGTEPTLSDLSEALITVYGTDFGIHSPTWISRFTDMTRQAASYRAGRVLLAGDAAHVHYPAGGQGLSLGVQDAVNLGWKLAQVVDGTSPESLLDTYHDERHPVAARALRHTMAQTTLQRRDERMLALVEVVSDLATLDEPRKRLAGIISGLDIHYDAGEGGHPLVGRRMPDLDLATADGDGGGPLRVFELLHDARPVLLDLSERGGVDITPWAGRVELVVARYAGEWELPVLGAVAAPSAVLIRPDGYVAWVGEGSDAGLADALARWFGAPVAA, encoded by the coding sequence ATGGGCGAGCATGCGGTGGTGATCGCCGGAGGCGGTCCGGCGGGGATGATGCTGGCCGCTGAGCTGGCGTTGGCGAAGGTCGACGTCGCGATCGTCGAGCGGCGCCCCGATCACGTGCTCGCCGACTCACGGGCCGGCGGCGTCCACGCGCGCACGATCGAGGTCCTCGATCAGCGTGGGATCGCCGATCGGTTCCTCGCCGAAGGTCAGACGGCTCAGGCCGCGACGTTCGGCACGACCGTGTTGGACATGAGCGACTTCCCGACGCGGCATCCGTATTCGCTCGGGATCTGGCAGAAGAAGATCGAGCGGATCATGGCCGCCTGGATCGCCGAGCTGCCGGTGCGGATCATGTACGGGTGCGAGGTGACGGGCTTCGCGCAGGACGACACCGGCGTCGACGTCGAGCTGTCCGGCGGCCAGTCGCTGCGGGCGCGGTACCTCGTCGGGTGCGACGGGGGACGCAGCCTGATCCGCAAGGCCGCCGGCATCGAGTTCCCGGGGTGGGATGCGACGCGGAGCAACCTGATCGCCGAGGTGGAGGTGACCGAGGAGCCGCCGAAGGGCCTGCGCCACGACGCCTCCGGCGTCCACGCCCTCAACCGGATGGAGGACGGGCGGACGTTCCGGGTCGTCACGACCGAGCGCCAGGTCGGGTCCGGCACCGAGCCCACGCTGAGCGACTTGAGCGAGGCGCTGATCACGGTGTACGGCACCGACTTCGGGATCCACAGCCCCACGTGGATCTCCCGGTTCACCGACATGACCCGCCAGGCGGCGTCCTACCGCGCGGGCCGCGTCCTCCTCGCCGGCGACGCGGCGCACGTGCACTACCCGGCCGGCGGCCAGGGCCTCAGCCTCGGCGTGCAGGACGCGGTGAACCTGGGCTGGAAGCTCGCGCAGGTCGTCGACGGGACCTCCCCGGAGAGCCTCCTCGACACCTACCACGACGAGCGCCACCCGGTCGCCGCACGCGCGCTGCGGCACACGATGGCCCAGACCACGCTCCAGCGCCGCGACGAGCGCATGCTCGCCCTGGTCGAGGTGGTGTCGGACCTGGCGACGCTGGACGAGCCTCGCAAACGCCTCGCCGGGATCATCTCCGGGCTGGACATCCACTACGACGCCGGCGAAGGCGGCCACCCGCTCGTCGGACGCCGGATGCCGGACCTGGACCTCGCGACGGCCGACGGCGACGGCGGCGGCCCGCTGCGGGTCTTCGAGCTGCTGCACGATGCTCGGCCGGTGCTCCTCGACTTGAGTGAGCGCGGCGGCGTCGACATCACGCCGTGGGCTGGCCGGGTGGAGCTGGTGGTCGCGCGGTACGCGGGCGAGTGGGAGCTGCCGGTCCTGGGCGCCGTCGCCGCGCCGTCCGCCGTGCTGATCCGGCCGGATGGCTACGTGGCCTGGGTGGGAGAGGGCTCCGACGCGGGGTTGGCCGACGCGCTCGCCAGGTGGTTCGGAGCGCCGGTGGCGGCGTAG
- a CDS encoding PadR family transcriptional regulator, protein MPRAVGAASKEPSHGYQLRVVQEILLALLAKDASHGYQLRARLQLALGPLAEALNAGQVYVTLARLDKAGLVRAEHVGQSDRPDRKVYELTEEGRARVMAWLDDTSWPKPAPAEFHLKLVAAATAGLGDPVRIVDVQRHAVLANLAEAQRAALAQPDGAVAGLLLEGVVLRLQADLQWLEACARYWSSMTTKGR, encoded by the coding sequence ATGCCTCGAGCGGTTGGCGCAGCAAGCAAGGAGCCGTCGCACGGCTATCAACTGCGGGTCGTCCAGGAGATCCTGCTGGCGCTGCTCGCCAAGGACGCGTCGCACGGCTACCAGCTCCGCGCGCGCCTGCAGCTCGCGCTCGGCCCGCTGGCGGAGGCGCTGAACGCCGGCCAGGTCTACGTGACGCTCGCGCGGCTCGACAAGGCGGGGCTCGTGCGCGCCGAGCACGTCGGCCAGTCCGATCGTCCCGACCGCAAGGTCTACGAGCTCACCGAGGAGGGGCGCGCGCGCGTCATGGCGTGGTTGGACGACACGAGCTGGCCCAAGCCCGCGCCGGCCGAGTTCCACCTCAAGCTGGTCGCCGCCGCGACGGCGGGCCTGGGCGATCCCGTCCGGATCGTCGACGTCCAGCGCCACGCGGTCCTGGCCAACCTGGCCGAGGCGCAACGGGCCGCGCTGGCCCAGCCCGACGGCGCGGTCGCCGGGCTCCTGCTCGAAGGCGTGGTGCTGCGGCTGCAGGCCGACCTGCAGTGGCTCGAGGCCTGCGCCCGCTATTGGAGCTCCATGACGACGAAGGGACGCTGA